In the genome of uncultured Sphaerochaeta sp., the window GGAGTGGAGTACACCGGGCTCTTTGCAGCAGGAAGCCAGGTAGCGATGGCTCCGCTGGAAGGAAGGATGGTCTCATAGAGAGCAACGCTTCCGCCGAAGGTCTTGGCAAGGAAATCGATGGCAACTTCAGGATGCTTGGAGTTGGCCATGACCATCCAGCCCGAACCGCCCTGACTGGAGTAGTTCACCGAACTGGCGATGTTGGCGAACCTAGGGGTGTTGGTGACAGCCCACTTGCCGCTCTGGCTCTTCTCGCCCTGGATTGATCCACTGATCCAGCAGCCATTGATCGTAGAGGCAACGGTACCGTTGTTCAGGGTTGCAATGTAGGCGTTCCAATCGGGAACGAGGATACAGACACCACTGGTCACCATCTCCTTGGTGATGCGAAGGGCTTCCTTGAGGACTGCATTGTCCTTGATGTAGGCTTTGCCCTGCTCGTCAAACATCCAGGTGCCTGCACTCTGGAGCATCAGCATCGGGAAGTCGGGCTCGTTGGCAACGGTTGAGATCATGGCAATGCCGGTCTTTGCTTTGACAATCTTGCCAAGCTCGATGAAGCGTTCCCAGGTGATGTCATTGAAATCGCTGACTTTCAGGCCAGCCTGTTCAATGATGTCCCTTCTGATGAACGTGCCGGTGGCGCCATTGTCAAACGGTACGCCGTAATGCTGGCCGTCGATGGTACCGACATCAACCTTGAACTGAGCGAACTGGGAGAGATCCATCTTGCCATTGAGTGCAACGAAAGCCTCAGGATAGGTCATGACGTTCTTCTGGATGGCATTGTCCTGCATCAGGATGATGTCGGGCAGGTTGGACGTGGCGTTTGCACTGAGGCTGGTGATCAGCTTCTGCTGCAAGTCGTTCCACGGAGTCTCCACCACATTGACGGTCACATTGGGATGGTCCGCCCCATAAATCTTTGCCGCTTCATTCATGGCATAGATGTTGAATGCAGGGTCCCAGCACCATACAGTGAGGGTCACTGGGGCATTCGGATCAGCAACGGCTGCGGTTTCGGCCTTTCCCCCGGCGAATGCAAGGGAAGAGACAAGAAGCAGCACTACCATAACAACACACATGGTCTTTTTCATACCATTTCCTCCTTGTGTTTCTCGAACAAGTTTGCTACGTTTTGAACAGTTTCAGCATACGGTCAACCATCAGGGAACGAAAGGGACAGAAATACTGATTTGCCTATTTTTTCCCGGTTCCTTCAGTACAAAAATACCGACGCGGAAAAAGGCTGTGCTATACTCAAGCAAATGAACGGAGAAACACAATTCCAGCGAAACCTACGGTTTCATCACATACTCGAAGCCTATGCGTATCTCTTGCTTGGCATTTCCCTTGTTCTTTTCATCATGACCTATGGTTTTGAGGGAGGAGCCAGCAGCCGTCCGTTCGAGTTTTATCGAACCTTCTTCATCTTCCTGCTGCTTTTTGCCTTCATGCAGGTCCTGCTTGCCCACACCGAAAACCTGCTGGGAATCCTCTTGCTCTGCTTTCTCAGTCTCATGACACTTATGGTCCTCGACTACTCGCTCAATGACTTTCTGACCATACGCCTCTCCCTGTTCCTTGCCTTCCAAGCGGTGGTGTTGGTCAAACTGCCCTTCCCCTTGGCATGGTTTGCCCCGGTGGCACTAGCATCACTCTTCCTGTACTTCCAGCTCATGCCCCAGTTTCTGGGAGCCAATGACCTGAACACCCTGCTTCGGCCGGCAGACCCTGCTGAACTGACCATGTTTGTACTGGTCCTGTTGGTCTGTGCCTATTTTCAGGTTGGCTTGACCCGACTGCACGAATTGCATGAGAAAGCGAAGATGCAGATCGAGATCCTCAATACCACCATCACCAAGCTGACGATTTTCAGCCAGAGCCTCCAATCGTATGCACGGACGGCTGAACTCGAGGCGGCCAAGAAGGAACGCTACCGCATCTCCCGGGAGATACACGATATCAGCGGATATATGTTCACCAACATCATCGCCATGATGGATGCCATCGTTGCAACCGGATGCCGTGACTGCGAGAAAACCAGCGAGATGTGCAGCGGGGCCCGCAGCCAGGCACAGGAAGGCTTGGTGGAAACCCGCAGGGCTTTGCACCTGCTTCGCAAGAGCGACCAAGAGCGTGAAGTGGGGATGAAGGCAATTCATAAAATCAAAAAGATTTTTGAGGGAACGACCGGAGTGCAGGTTGAGATTGAGAGCGGCAACCTTCCCGCTTCCTTTGGCGATGAGATTGATCTCATTCTCTACCGCATCGTACAGGAAGGCCTGACCAACGCCCTTCGGCATGGCCACGCCACCCGTGTGAGGATGCTCTTTTGGATTGTCAGCGAATCGGTGCAGGTAATCATTCTTGACAACGGAAGCGGGGCGAAGAAGATAATCAAGGGAATAGGGCTCGCCGGGATGGAAGAGAGGATCAGCAAACTCGGAGGACAGGTAAAGGCGGAAAACGCCCCGGAAGGGGGTTTCCAACTGACGGTGACCATCCCTATGCAGAAGGAGTTGAGCGATGATACGTATTCTGTTGGTTGACGACCAGCCACTCTTTGTCCAGAGCCTCAGAATGAGCCTGGAGAACTACACCGATGACTTTCAGGTGATTGGCATCGCCAAGACAGGAACCAGTGCCATCCATATGGCCTTGGAGTCGGAGGTGGATGTCATTCTCATGGATGTACACCTTCCTGATATCAACGGGGTGGTTGCAACCTCGCGGATATTGGAGCAGAAGCCATCGGTCAAGGTTGTCATGCTCTCCACCTACGATGAGGATGAGTATGTCAGGGAAGCACTGAGAATCGGAGCCTCTGGCTATCTGCTGAAAGATATCTCCCCTACTGAGCTCATCGCCGCCATCCGCGCTCTCCATTCGGGCCTTGTGCAGATCTCTCCCAAGATTGCAGCAAAGCTCATCAATGCCATGTACGACGGCACCAGCCCCAAAATTCCTGAAGTATCCAGCCGTTTCGAATGGTTCGACACCCTTACCTCCCGTGAAAAGGAGATCTTCGGCCTGATAGCCACCGGCTTTGACAACCAGCAAATCGCCGACCACCTGCAACTGGCTGAGCAGACCGTGAGAAACAACATTTCCACCATCTACTCAAAACTTGAGGTGAAGGACCGCTTCGAGATCATACGGCTTGCCAACATGATTCGGTACCATTAGACACAATTAATAACTTGTCACAATCAGCTCGCAATTTTGTTTCTTAGGTAGAGACTTGTTGATCATCTGGAGGTTCTGCCATGAAACGAATGCTGTTAGTATGTGTCCTTATGCTCACCCTTGCGGTCGCCATCCTGCCTGCCCGCGATCAGAAAATCGCTGTCGGAGGTCAAATAGGCTTTGCCGCGTCAGGGGTTGTGGTCGATATCGGCCTTGGCTCTCTCTATCTGCAGGCCGGCGTCAACTATCCGTTGGGGGTCAGCTACATTGCCTCCGCACTTGAAGCAGAAGACGTCTTTTATGATATCGTCACCTTCAATGCTGACATAAGCCAAGCGTTCGCCCTGAGCGAGAACTTTGACCTGAAACTTGGAATTGGCACTACCGCTTTCTCAAACTTCGGCCCTGTTGTCCTCGGTTTGGGAGGGGTAGTTCTCAAAGGCGAATACTGGATTCCAAACCAGAATTACGGCTTGTTTCTGAATCTGAACATCCCGATTCTCGCCTACGGGTTCATTGAGGATGATGATAATTTCGATGGAGGGGTTGTGTTCAATCCCCTGTTGCCGCTTGCAGGCCTCTTGACCTCAACGGTTGGGGTTCTGTATACGTTCTAGTGGAGAAGCACGATTTTTTCACAAGTTGTGACATGACAAAAAACTTGTACAGATTCTGGTGATTACCACAATAATTACACTTCTATTTGGGTGATATAGTAATATTTCACCCATTTATTATGGTCATGATTAAATTTCTTGACAAATTCTGAACTCCATAATCATACTGAGCATGCACTATTTTTTCAGCTTCAGAAGAAGGAGAATTTGGAATGAATCTAACGATCACCCTTATTGTTGTTCTGTACATGCTCATGATGCTGGCAATCGGGTACTACTCTTCTAAGAAGATCAGTACGAACACGGACTTCATGGTCGCAGGCAGGCGCCTGGGTCCGCTTTTGATGGCGGGAACCCTTGCCGCTACGGAAATCGGCGGAGGCAGCAGCCTTGGCGTAGTAGCCAACGCATACGGTTCATGGGGCATGAGCGCATCCTGGTACATCATTGCCATGGGCATCGCATTCATGATCCTCATCCCGCTTGCCCCCAAGTTCCGGGCCTCGAGTGTAAAAACGGTGCCCGAGTACTTCCGCAGGCGCTATGACAAGTTCTCCGGTGGTTTCAGTGCCATCATCATGATGATGGCTCTCGTGGGACTCACCGCTGGACAATTCAAGGCATCCGCTTCGATCCTTGAGGTCATGCTCGGCCTGGATTATACCACCAGCCTCGTCATCGTCACCATCGTCATCACCGTCTACGCGGTCATGGGTGGTCTGTGGTCTGTTACTCTTACCGACTTCATCCAGGTCTTTTTGATTGTCATCGGCATGGTCATTGCCATCCCCTTCGCACTCAATCTTGCCGGCGGATGGAGCACCATCAAGCAGACGGTTCCCGCTGAACATTTGAGCCTCACCAAGGGAATCGGTGGTTGGGGCCAGATCGCAGGTTTTGTCATCATGTACGTGGCTACTTTCTCGGTCGGACAAGAAGCAGTCTCGCGATACTACGCTGCCCGTGATGGAAAGGCAGCGGTACAGGGTTCGATTATTGCTGCAATCGTCAACTTCGTCTTTGCATTCATCCCGGTCATCCTGGGCCTGGCGATGCTGAGTCTCTTCAACCAGAACCTCCTGGACGCCAATGTGGTGGATGCGCTGAAGAACAACAGCCGATACGCCCTCCCTGCCCTTGCGGTTGCCACGATGCCCGCAATAGTCACCGGCATTCTCTTCGCCGGTATCATCAGCGCGACGATGAGCTCTGCCGACAGCGACCTGCTCGGAGCAGGATCTATCTTCGGCAATGATCTCTACAAGATTTTCATCAGAAAGGGCGCAAAAGATCAGGAAGTCATGCGGGTTACCAAGATCACCATGGTGATTGTCGCTCTCTTCAGTCTGGTCACCGCCTTGTATGCAAACAACATTCTGACGCTTCTTGCTTTCTCCTTCACCTTGCGCGCAGCCGGAACTTTCGTTCCCTACGTTATGGGACACTTCTGGAAGAAATCGTCCAGTGCAGGATCCATTGCTTCGATCCTTATCGGAAGCGTGGTCTTCTTCCTGATGGACAAAAAGGTCATCCCCTCGGTCCCGAAGGTAAACAACATCATCCCGGCTCTTTTGATCAGCTTGGTAGCATTCTATGCGTTCTCCCTGATCTTCCCGCCGAAGGAGCAAACATTCGATCTGTCGTATGAAGAGGACTGAGCGCCCTCTTGCAGATGTTGAGAGCCACCGTTTCGGTGGCTCTCTCTTTATACCTGGTTGCGCAAGAATCAGACATTGATCCAATGCTGCTTGGGCACCGGATTCGCTCCCTCCCAGATGATCTGGCGGAAGTGTACCGGGTCTGTGTTCCCTTCGGTATTGATGAAGAGCACCTGGCTGGTCTCATCCAGACCAAGGGCTTTGCGCAACTCTTCCAGTTCCGGATACTGCATGATCGAGGCGAAAGCTCCCAACGTGACCGCTCCGCTCTCACCGCTGATGATCAGCGGATCGCCGTTGAGCGGTGTCGCATAGATTCGCATTCCCTTTGCTGCCACATAGTCGGGAACCTTGATGAATGCATCGGCATTCTTGCTCAGGATCTCCCAAGCGATCGGGCTGGGGTCGCCGCAGGCAAGCCCTGCCATGATGGTGTCCAGAGCTCCTGTCACCGAATGGGGTTTGCCATCATCTGCAAGGGCGCTTTCGAAGATGCAAGGAGCCTGATCGGGCTCAACGACGATGCACTTGGGGGCATCCTGGCCGAAAAGAGCATGGTAGAAGCCGATTACCGAAGCAGCCAAGGCGCCGACCCCTGCCTGAATGAAGAGATGCGTCGGCTTGACGATGCCCACTCCGCTGAATTGTTCCTGTGTTTCTGCAAGCAAGGTGAGATAGCCTTGCATGATCCAGGTCGGAATCTCGGTGTAGTTGTCCCAACTGGTATCGCTGATGATCGTCCAGCCGTTCTTTTCGGCATCGATGGCTACCTGACGTACCGCATCGTCGTAGTTTCCGTCAACGATGACCACTTTCGCTCCGTTGCTCTTGATGGCATCGATGCGGCGAATGCTGGTCTCGCTGTGCACATAGATGACACATTTGAAACCAAGCTTCTTGGCTGCCCAGGCGATGCCGCGGCCGTGGTTGCCGTCCGTGGCACTGGCGAAGGTGATTTCCCCCACCTTGTCCTTCACTTCCTGACTGGCGAGATAGGCGAAGGGAGTATCTTCTCCGAGTATACCCAACTGCTTTTGCAGGTACCGGTACAGGGCAAACGAACCACCCAGCACCTTGAAGCTGTTCAGCTGCAAACGGCTGGACTCATCCTTGGTCCAGATGCCACCCACCTTGAACATGGCTGCAAGATTCGGCAGCCCCTGCAAGGCGCTCATGCGGTAGCCGGGCACCTGTCGATGGAAACGGCGTGAGCAGTTTGCCTGTTTCATGGAAAAGAGTTCAGTGGCCAGCGAGACATCTTTCTGCCTCGGCTCACGGACGATATAAGAGATTTCCTGTTGTGTACCGGTCATAACACCCTCCAAATTGGAAATTGCAAAATTCGTATGTTTTATCCTAATTAACTACCAATATCATAAATTATTCAAGTATCCATTGATGGTATGATGAATTTTTTGCAATGATATCAAAAAAATGAAACAATCTTCCAAAAAACCAAATCCCTTGGTCTTCAAATACACTGCAGAAAGGAACAAAGACACGCATTTCCACCCCTAAGTGTAGGGTGGTACAAGTGGAGAGACAAGAGAAGAACCCTTAGGGTTCGACCCAATAGTCCTGATTCGTGATACTGTAGGAGATCTTGCCCTGCTTGGCTCCCTCGCTGAGCAAGATTTGCTTCTCTGCGGTGAAGAAGATTGCCTCAACACCTTCCAGCTTGTTGATCATCTCCATGCCTTTCTCATAGCCAAGGGCATAGACACTGGTGGAAAGAGCATCGGCAAGCAGTGAGCTTTTGGTAATGATGCTTGCACTGGTGAAGTCCGACTCAACGGGGAAGCCCGTCTTTGTGTCGAGGATATGATGGTAGGTCTCACCGTCCAGAACCAAGAAACGCTCATAGGGTCCTGAGGTAACGAGGCTGGTGTCATCCAACTCGACGATGATCGCATAGGCTCCCCTGCTCTCCTCGGGATCCTGCACCCCAATCCTCCATAGTGAGTCATCACTCTTGCGGCCCAGGGTGAGCACATTGCCTCCGAGGTTCACGATTGCTTGGTTCACGCCATGGGAACGCAAGATCTTGGCAGCCTCGTCAGCAGCATAACCTTTTGCAATTCCGCCCAAGTCAA includes:
- a CDS encoding diaminopropionate ammonia-lyase, with the protein product MTGTQQEISYIVREPRQKDVSLATELFSMKQANCSRRFHRQVPGYRMSALQGLPNLAAMFKVGGIWTKDESSRLQLNSFKVLGGSFALYRYLQKQLGILGEDTPFAYLASQEVKDKVGEITFASATDGNHGRGIAWAAKKLGFKCVIYVHSETSIRRIDAIKSNGAKVVIVDGNYDDAVRQVAIDAEKNGWTIISDTSWDNYTEIPTWIMQGYLTLLAETQEQFSGVGIVKPTHLFIQAGVGALAASVIGFYHALFGQDAPKCIVVEPDQAPCIFESALADDGKPHSVTGALDTIMAGLACGDPSPIAWEILSKNADAFIKVPDYVAAKGMRIYATPLNGDPLIISGESGAVTLGAFASIMQYPELEELRKALGLDETSQVLFINTEGNTDPVHFRQIIWEGANPVPKQHWINV
- a CDS encoding sodium:solute symporter family protein, with product MNLTITLIVVLYMLMMLAIGYYSSKKISTNTDFMVAGRRLGPLLMAGTLAATEIGGGSSLGVVANAYGSWGMSASWYIIAMGIAFMILIPLAPKFRASSVKTVPEYFRRRYDKFSGGFSAIIMMMALVGLTAGQFKASASILEVMLGLDYTTSLVIVTIVITVYAVMGGLWSVTLTDFIQVFLIVIGMVIAIPFALNLAGGWSTIKQTVPAEHLSLTKGIGGWGQIAGFVIMYVATFSVGQEAVSRYYAARDGKAAVQGSIIAAIVNFVFAFIPVILGLAMLSLFNQNLLDANVVDALKNNSRYALPALAVATMPAIVTGILFAGIISATMSSADSDLLGAGSIFGNDLYKIFIRKGAKDQEVMRVTKITMVIVALFSLVTALYANNILTLLAFSFTLRAAGTFVPYVMGHFWKKSSSAGSIASILIGSVVFFLMDKKVIPSVPKVNNIIPALLISLVAFYAFSLIFPPKEQTFDLSYEED
- a CDS encoding sensor histidine kinase, which codes for MNGETQFQRNLRFHHILEAYAYLLLGISLVLFIMTYGFEGGASSRPFEFYRTFFIFLLLFAFMQVLLAHTENLLGILLLCFLSLMTLMVLDYSLNDFLTIRLSLFLAFQAVVLVKLPFPLAWFAPVALASLFLYFQLMPQFLGANDLNTLLRPADPAELTMFVLVLLVCAYFQVGLTRLHELHEKAKMQIEILNTTITKLTIFSQSLQSYARTAELEAAKKERYRISREIHDISGYMFTNIIAMMDAIVATGCRDCEKTSEMCSGARSQAQEGLVETRRALHLLRKSDQEREVGMKAIHKIKKIFEGTTGVQVEIESGNLPASFGDEIDLILYRIVQEGLTNALRHGHATRVRMLFWIVSESVQVIILDNGSGAKKIIKGIGLAGMEERISKLGGQVKAENAPEGGFQLTVTIPMQKELSDDTYSVG
- a CDS encoding FAD:protein FMN transferase; translated protein: MQKRLKPTILLLIVLLLFGVTSCKKPPAEPQSQSFLMLGTVCKITIYDQPTEEAFKEAFDRIRSIEAKMTLHSQTSEIARINEKAGLEPVAVSEDTFTVIAKALEIAKLSGGAFDPTIAPLVMAWDIAGDNPRRPPDEEIASLLPLVDYRNVVLNPQDLTVSLSKEGMALDLGGIAKGYAADEAAKILRSHGVNQAIVNLGGNVLTLGRKSDDSLWRIGVQDPEESRGAYAIIVELDDTSLVTSGPYERFLVLDGETYHHILDTKTGFPVESDFTSASIITKSSLLADALSTSVYALGYEKGMEMINKLEGVEAIFFTAEKQILLSEGAKQGKISYSITNQDYWVEP
- a CDS encoding response regulator transcription factor, producing MIRILLVDDQPLFVQSLRMSLENYTDDFQVIGIAKTGTSAIHMALESEVDVILMDVHLPDINGVVATSRILEQKPSVKVVMLSTYDEDEYVREALRIGASGYLLKDISPTELIAAIRALHSGLVQISPKIAAKLINAMYDGTSPKIPEVSSRFEWFDTLTSREKEIFGLIATGFDNQQIADHLQLAEQTVRNNISTIYSKLEVKDRFEIIRLANMIRYH
- a CDS encoding extracellular solute-binding protein, whose amino-acid sequence is MKKTMCVVMVVLLLVSSLAFAGGKAETAAVADPNAPVTLTVWCWDPAFNIYAMNEAAKIYGADHPNVTVNVVETPWNDLQQKLITSLSANATSNLPDIILMQDNAIQKNVMTYPEAFVALNGKMDLSQFAQFKVDVGTIDGQHYGVPFDNGATGTFIRRDIIEQAGLKVSDFNDITWERFIELGKIVKAKTGIAMISTVANEPDFPMLMLQSAGTWMFDEQGKAYIKDNAVLKEALRITKEMVTSGVCILVPDWNAYIATLNNGTVASTINGCWISGSIQGEKSQSGKWAVTNTPRFANIASSVNYSSQGGSGWMVMANSKHPEVAIDFLAKTFGGSVALYETILPSSGAIATWLPAAKSPVYSTPIEFFGGQKIYEDLVNFAGKVPNVKYGVFNYEARDAIARALSEVMQGANIDSALATAQKNVEFLMSE